The following proteins are encoded in a genomic region of Hydra vulgaris chromosome 05, alternate assembly HydraT2T_AEP:
- the LOC136080526 gene encoding uncharacterized protein LOC136080526 yields the protein MFGREATLFPSLALNGNDPDFNDDSTDIAESNATESQNQEIMDSRIAKIQKYHDKKHLNGFKSFNFKIDGKDLVKNYKKIGCKGNRMEHDWLGPAIITDFKPAGAVVSLNGKVWKSAVAIPNMKPYLEENLSFISSNILRVHNYCLEITDQMHINKKPCDKNTKSTSMALKITSTLMYDLERKKIKVIEVKAFPTSSSNYNTNNNYSNSNYIYSNKILAVKEEKPVDSVVESVKSDSIIKKSECRSSKVFLSFLCSYYCQ from the coding sequence atgtttggcaGGGAGGCAACACTTTTTCCATCTTTAGCTCTTAATGGTAATGATCCTGATTTTAATGATGATAGTACTGACATTGCAGAAAGTAATGCAACTGAATCACAGAATCAAGAAATAATGGATTCCCGTATtgcaaaaatacaaaagtaccatgataaaaaacatttaaacggTTTCAAgtcatttaactttaaaatagatGGCAAGGATTTAgtgaaaaattacaaaaagatagGTTGCAAAGGTAACCGTATGGAGCATGATTGGCTCGGACCTGCTATAATTACCGACTTTAAGCCAGCTGGAGCTGTTGTGTCCCTTAATGGTAAAGTTTGGAAATCAGCTGTAGCTATCCCCAATATGAAGCCTTACTTGGAAGAAAATCTAAGTTTTATCTCTTCAAATATTTTGAGAGTACATAATTATTGTTTGGAAATCACTGACCAAAtgcatataaacaaaaaaccatgtgataaaaatacaaaatctacTTCCATGGCATTAAAGATTACATCCACATTAATGTATGATttagaaagaaagaaaataaaagttattgaagTGAAAGCTTTTCCTACGTCTTCTAGCaattataatactaataataactatagtAATAGTAActatatttatagtaacaaaattTTAGCAGTTAAAGAAGAGAAGCCAGTTGATAGTGTTGTAGAAAGTGTTAAATCTgatagtataattaaaaaaagtgaatgtAGAAGTTCGAAagttttcttaagttttttgtGCAGTTACTATTGCcagtaa